Proteins from a genomic interval of Fusarium oxysporum Fo47 chromosome I, complete sequence:
- a CDS encoding Alg9-like mannosyltransferase family-domain-containing protein: MKTSDVFLTCLLITIPLVHLLVSPYTKVEESFNIQAAHDILIYGTPTQDIHERLSHTYDHFTFPGAVPRTFLGAVLLAGLGQPIVALVGFQHAQLVVRGILGAANVAALLTFRSSLKRAYGSGVSAWWVVFMASQFHINYYVSRTLPNMYAFCLTTLASAFLLPQSSPHLSAARQKQAIALLVIAAAIFRSEVAVLLSTTGLYLLFTRRIGLRPLVLTFLGSFISSLLISVPIDSYFWQKPLWPELWGFYFNAILGSSSEWGISPWHYYFTSALPKLLLNPFVPALAVYALLQPGTSRATQALLIPNLLFVAIYSAQPHKEARFIFYVVPSLTAAAALGANFVSSRASKSIIYRGVSAVIALSVLVSFAGSTAMLLFSSLNYPGGDALQQLSYITRDDPTPVIGVHADVLSCMTGLTLFGQNPSGYPIAFPIHPHPGSTAPVLVFDKTEKGDQLYWPRFWERFDYALAENPRKVLGGWQVIGVVTGYDGVEFLKPGSPAAGHESEKGTIGGEKILGLGANVAALRNLVRGYTGGWWVGPRMSPRIRILRRVS; this comes from the exons atgaagactTCAG ATGTCTTCCTAACGtgtcttctcatcaccatcccaCTCGTTCATCTACTTGTGTCCCCCTATACAAAAGTGGAGGAGTCTTTCAATATACAAGCAGCCCACGACATCCTGATCTACGGAACACCCACTCAGGACATACATGAACGCCTCTCTCATACTTACGACCACTTCACCTTTCCCGGCGCCGTACCCCGTACTTTTCTCGGTGCTGTGCTCCTCGCAGGATTAGGGCAGCCCATTGTCGCTCTTGTTGGCTTTCAGCATGCACAGCTTGTAGTTCGAGGAATCCTTGGTGCGGCTAATGTTGCTGCGCTTTTGACGTTCAGGTCTTCTCTCAAGAGAGCTTATGGATCAGGTGTTTCAGCTTGGTGGGTGGTGTTTATGGCGAGTCAGTTCCATATCAACTACTATGTTTCCCGGACGTTGCCAAACATGTATGCATTCTGTCTCA CTACCCTTGCTTCAGCATTCCTACTTCCCCAATCGTCACCTCATCTCTCTGCTGCTCGTCAGAAACAAGCCATCGCCCTCTTGGTCATCGCAGCAGCCATCTTCCGCTCTGAAGTCGctgttcttctcagcacTACAGGACTCTACCTCCTTTTCACGCGTCGTATCGGTCTGCGCCCCTTGGTTCTCACTTTCCTCGGCTCATTCATCTCTTCACTGCTTATCTCAGTACCTATTGACTCGTATTTCTGGCAGAAGCCCCTATGGCCTGAGTTATGGGGTTTCTACTTCAACGCTATTCTTGGATCTTCGTCAGAATGGGGCATTTCTCCATGGCATTACTATTTCACCTCAGCGCTTCCCAAGCTATTGCTCAACCCTTTCGTGCCAGCGTTGGCAGTGTATGCACTACTCCAGCCTGGCACATCACGGGCTACGCAGGCATTGCTGATCCCCAACTTGCTCTTTGTGGCCATTTATTCTGCTCAGCCTCATAAAGAGGCTCGTTTCATTTTCTATGTTGTGCCGTCTCTGACTGCCGCTGCAGCTCTCGGCGCTAATTTTGTCTCCTCTCGCGCCTCTAAATCCATCATCTACCGTGGCGTGTCTGCCGTTATCGCCCTGTCAGTCCTCGTCAGCTTCGCAGGCAGCACTGCCATGCTCCTATTCTCTTCACTTAACTATCCTGGCGGCGATGCACTTCAGCAACTCTCTTACATCACCCGTGATGACCCTACTCCCGTCATCGGCGTCCACGCCGACGTCTTGAGTTGCATGACGGGGCTGACCTTGTTTGGGCAAAATCCATCTGGTTATCCCATCGCTTTCCCCATCCACCCCCACCCTGGTTCTACGGCACCTGTTCTAGTCTTCGACAAGACCGAAAAGGGAGACCAACTTTATTGGCCGCGTTTCTGGGAGCGCTTTGACTATGCTCTCGCAGAGAACCCACGCAAGGTGTTGGGTGGCTGGCAGGTTATAGGAGTTGTCACGGGTTATGACGGTGTTGAGTTTCTCAAGCCTGGCTCTCCTGCTGCAGGACATGAGAGTGAAAAGGGAACAATCGGTGGTGAGAAAATACTTGGACTGGGCGCAAATGTCGCTGCTCTCAGAAATCTGGTTAGGGGCTATACAGGTGGTTGGTGGGTTGGACCTCGAATGTCACCCCGAATCCGAATCTTGAGGCGTGTCAGTTAA